A stretch of Planococcus citri chromosome 5, ihPlaCitr1.1, whole genome shotgun sequence DNA encodes these proteins:
- the LOC135846635 gene encoding uncharacterized protein LOC135846635, giving the protein MYKNFSLQKSLQELNISDNGITTLKDLHPLYNLTFLDVSNNLLSNLVDICDAVRNWRRLKTLQIDGNLISKRKRYEYEIIPVAPNLVTLSNRQINNATRIFLQALQKIRSNRQKKQKYTGTPFSSETRSFVHQLPLEFQEIVSRSIMHKRKLLQPLHC; this is encoded by the exons ATGTACAAGAATTTTTCTTTACAGAAATCTCTACAAGAATTAAACATATCAGATAATGGGATCACAACGTTGAAAGATTTACACCCCTTGTACAATTTAACATTCTTGGACGTCAGCAATAATTTACTATCGAATTTGGTAGATATTTGTGACGCTGTAAGAAATTGGAGACGTTTGAAAACCCTGCAAATTGATGGGAATTTGATATCCAAACGCAAACGTTACGAATACGAGATTATTCCTGTGGCTCCAAACTTGG tcacCTTAAGCAACAGACAAATTAATAACGCTACGAGAATATTTTTGCAAGCTCTACAGAAGATTCGAAGTAATCGACAGAAGAAACAGAAATACACCGGAACGCCATTTAGCTCGGAAACGAGAA GTTTCGTTCATCAACTCCCTTTGGAATTCCAGGAGATAGTTTCGAGATCGATAATGCATAAGAGGAAACTACTCCAGCCTTTACATTGTTGA